The following are encoded together in the Adhaeribacter arboris genome:
- a CDS encoding M2 family metallopeptidase: MKRTIVIGLTLATLWSCQTKKNYKTEADTFLKTYSAEYQKLYTASAEAEWASNTKIVEGDSANAIATRKANEAFAAFTGSKENIQQLQDLLQHKEELSEIQVKQLETALRVAANNPQTVAEVVKSRIKAETEQSEKLYGFDYKLNGKSVTTNRIDEILRTETNPTKRLEAWQASKEVGTVLKSGLVNLRNLRNKTVQALGYDDYFSYQASDYGMKREDMMDLMRKINQELKPLYRELHTYARYELAKKYGVNEVPDMLPAHWLPNRWGQDWSAMMEVEGSNLDQVLKPKGAEWQVKQAERFYQSLGFPALPAIFYAKSSLYPVPAGTNYKKNNHASAWHMDLEHDVRSLMSVEPNAEWYETTHHELGHIYYYLTYTNPDVPLLLRSGANRAYHEAMGSLMGLAAMQQPFLANLQLVNKEAKTNQVQSLLKEALNYVVFIPFASGVMSEFEHDLYAKNLASADFNKRWWELALQYQGIVPPNERGVKYADAATKTHINDDPAQYYDYALSYVILFQLHDHIATKILKQDPHATNYYGNKEVGKFLASIMYPGASADWRQVLKDKTGEDLSARAMIAYFQPLMDYLKAQNKGRKYTI, encoded by the coding sequence ATGAAAAGAACTATAGTAATTGGCTTGACACTAGCTACCTTATGGTCTTGCCAAACAAAGAAAAATTATAAAACAGAAGCAGATACCTTTCTGAAAACGTATTCCGCGGAATATCAAAAGTTGTATACTGCTTCCGCCGAAGCAGAATGGGCTTCTAACACCAAAATTGTGGAAGGCGATTCTGCTAATGCTATTGCTACTCGAAAGGCTAATGAAGCCTTTGCGGCTTTTACCGGCAGTAAAGAAAACATTCAGCAACTACAAGACTTGCTTCAGCATAAAGAAGAGTTAAGCGAAATTCAGGTAAAACAGCTCGAAACCGCTTTACGAGTTGCCGCGAACAATCCGCAAACCGTAGCTGAGGTGGTAAAAAGCCGCATTAAAGCGGAAACCGAACAATCGGAAAAGCTCTATGGTTTTGATTATAAATTAAATGGTAAATCGGTTACCACCAATCGAATTGATGAAATCTTAAGAACCGAAACGAATCCCACTAAACGCTTGGAAGCCTGGCAGGCTAGTAAAGAAGTAGGCACGGTACTTAAATCGGGTTTGGTAAACTTGCGGAATCTGCGGAACAAAACCGTCCAAGCCCTTGGCTACGACGATTATTTTAGCTATCAAGCCTCCGATTACGGGATGAAGCGCGAAGACATGATGGACTTGATGCGCAAAATTAACCAGGAACTAAAACCCTTGTACCGGGAACTCCACACCTACGCCCGTTACGAATTAGCCAAAAAGTACGGCGTAAATGAAGTGCCGGATATGCTGCCGGCGCATTGGTTGCCTAATCGGTGGGGACAGGATTGGAGCGCCATGATGGAGGTGGAAGGCAGCAACTTAGATCAGGTATTAAAACCTAAAGGAGCGGAATGGCAGGTAAAACAAGCCGAGCGATTTTACCAAAGTTTAGGATTTCCAGCTTTACCTGCCATCTTTTACGCTAAGTCCAGTTTGTATCCGGTACCTGCTGGCACTAACTACAAAAAGAATAACCATGCTTCGGCCTGGCACATGGATTTAGAACACGATGTCCGCAGTTTAATGAGTGTGGAGCCTAATGCCGAATGGTACGAAACTACCCACCACGAATTAGGTCATATTTACTATTACCTGACTTATACGAATCCCGATGTGCCTTTATTATTACGTAGCGGCGCTAACCGCGCTTATCACGAAGCTATGGGCAGCTTAATGGGTTTAGCGGCCATGCAACAGCCTTTCCTGGCCAATTTGCAGTTGGTAAACAAAGAAGCTAAAACAAATCAGGTGCAGAGCTTATTAAAAGAGGCACTAAATTACGTGGTTTTCATTCCGTTTGCGTCGGGGGTGATGAGCGAGTTTGAGCACGATTTATACGCCAAAAACCTGGCTTCTGCGGATTTTAATAAGCGTTGGTGGGAATTGGCCCTACAATATCAAGGCATTGTGCCACCCAACGAACGCGGCGTTAAATACGCTGATGCCGCCACTAAAACGCACATAAACGATGATCCGGCGCAGTATTATGATTATGCTTTGTCGTACGTTATTTTGTTTCAGTTACACGATCATATTGCTACCAAAATTTTAAAACAAGATCCGCACGCGACAAATTACTACGGGAACAAAGAGGTAGGTAAATTTTTAGCCAGCATCATGTATCCCGGGGCAAGCGCCGACTGGCGGCAAGTATTAAAAGATAAAACCGGCGAAGATCTCAGTGCCCGCGCCATGATCGCTTATTTTCAGCCTCTTATGGATTACCTGAAAGCCCAAAACAAAGGCCGGAAGTATACTATTTAG
- a CDS encoding substrate-binding domain-containing protein, with protein MQETTHLRIGGVPEHFNIPWHQAIEQGLFQAENIHLTWTDYPGGTGAMAKDLRSGELDLAVLLTEGIVADIANGNESKIVQVYVESPLIWGIHVPANSSYQTPADLRGKRYAVSRMGSGSHLMAFVDATQRGWDPQAQELVLVGNLEGARQAFKNHEADAFMWEKFMTKPLVDSGEFRRVGETLTPWPCFVIAARNEILQNQQPAIQKILTIINHTSQKFMTNPQSVNVVVEKFHLLPEDAVAWFKSTRWSIGEPMSEDMLQTVITTLQELKVINKTIYPGDLYQKV; from the coding sequence ATGCAGGAAACTACCCATTTACGCATTGGCGGCGTACCCGAACATTTTAATATTCCCTGGCACCAGGCGATTGAACAAGGTTTGTTCCAGGCCGAAAACATTCATCTCACCTGGACCGATTATCCCGGAGGTACCGGCGCCATGGCGAAGGATTTACGCAGTGGAGAGTTAGATTTAGCCGTATTGCTTACCGAAGGCATTGTGGCCGATATAGCGAATGGTAATGAAAGTAAAATTGTGCAGGTTTACGTGGAGTCGCCGCTTATCTGGGGAATCCACGTGCCGGCAAATTCTTCTTATCAGACGCCCGCTGATTTGCGAGGAAAACGCTATGCTGTGAGCCGCATGGGTTCCGGCTCGCACCTGATGGCTTTTGTGGATGCGACGCAACGCGGCTGGGACCCGCAAGCGCAGGAATTGGTATTAGTGGGCAACTTAGAGGGCGCCCGGCAAGCTTTTAAAAACCACGAAGCCGATGCTTTTATGTGGGAAAAATTCATGACGAAACCCTTAGTAGATAGCGGCGAATTCCGGCGGGTAGGTGAAACGCTCACGCCCTGGCCTTGCTTTGTGATTGCGGCTCGCAACGAAATATTGCAAAATCAACAACCCGCTATTCAAAAAATTTTAACTATCATTAATCATACCTCTCAAAAATTCATGACCAATCCGCAATCCGTAAATGTGGTGGTAGAAAAATTTCATTTGTTACCCGAAGACGCGGTAGCCTGGTTTAAAAGTACTCGTTGGTCTATTGGTGAACCAATGTCGGAAGACATGCTGCAAACGGTTATAACCACGCTGCAAGAACTAAAAGTAATTAATAAAACAATTTATCCTGGAGATTTATACCAGAAAGTATAA
- a CDS encoding LysM peptidoglycan-binding domain-containing protein, translating to MGLFDFLKKGEEKPAQPKADPNKNAFNVPPTGNQAQANNRQPAQPVATPATPQKEYYTVKSGDSLSKIAKELYGDAQQWHKIHQANLDQIKDPNLIHPGQKFVIPR from the coding sequence ATGGGACTTTTTGATTTCTTAAAAAAAGGGGAAGAAAAACCGGCGCAGCCGAAAGCCGACCCGAATAAAAACGCCTTTAACGTACCGCCCACCGGCAACCAGGCGCAAGCCAATAACCGCCAACCGGCGCAACCCGTGGCTACACCGGCCACACCGCAGAAAGAATATTACACCGTGAAAAGCGGTGATTCGCTTTCTAAAATTGCGAAAGAATTATACGGCGACGCGCAGCAGTGGCACAAAATTCACCAGGCGAACCTGGACCAGATTAAAGACCCGAATTTGATTCATCCGGGCCAGAAATTTGTGATTCCGCGGTAG
- a CDS encoding lipocalin family protein, giving the protein MKIYNLRNYFLLLSFTCLLFTVSCKKKDSIGNAGMLTGADSKVWKTEKETTATGEKDKLTKEEKQQEIQFFANGSFSMRSNTQNASGKWTYDAMARNLSLQFVGSDATENFQVLNLTNDELKLQAKDGSQMVLEAD; this is encoded by the coding sequence ATGAAAATCTATAATCTAAGAAATTACTTCTTATTGTTAAGCTTTACCTGTTTACTCTTTACCGTTAGTTGCAAGAAAAAAGATTCGATCGGTAATGCCGGCATGTTAACGGGCGCGGATAGCAAAGTTTGGAAAACCGAAAAAGAAACTACCGCCACCGGGGAAAAAGATAAACTTACCAAGGAAGAGAAACAGCAGGAGATTCAATTCTTCGCGAATGGATCTTTTAGTATGCGATCCAATACGCAAAATGCTTCCGGTAAATGGACCTACGATGCCATGGCCCGAAATTTATCTTTACAATTTGTAGGTTCCGATGCTACCGAAAATTTTCAGGTTTTAAACCTTACGAACGATGAGTTAAAGTTACAAGCCAAGGATGGTTCGCAGATGGTATTGGAAGCGGATTAA
- the recQ gene encoding DNA helicase RecQ, which produces MITAAQEVLKKYFGYERFRPMQQEIISSVLAKRDTIVLMPTGGGKSVCYQVPALVMPGICVVISPLIALMQDQVKALAANGVNAAFLNSTQSAEVQYNIETACLGRAIKLLYVSPEKLLSAGFFSFLKRLQVNLFAVDEAHCISAWGHDFRPEYTQLRTLKEQFPTVPVIALTATADRLTQKDIQEQLHLQDPAVYISSFDRPNINLTVLPGRNRFNRITDFLDNHKGQPGIIYCLSRNTTESLSQKLSAQGFKAAHYHAGLSATARAATQDAFLKDNIQIMCATIAFGMGIDKSNVRWVIHYNLPKNIESYYQEIGRGGRDGAPANALLFYSYADVLAMRKMLSEGDKKQQALQLVKLERMQQYAEATSCRRRILLNYFGETLSKNCQNCDICRNPPASFDGTIHAQKALSAIARMLEKAPLGLVIDVLRGSRSQQVLEKNFDRIKTYGAGRDIPYNDWQSYLHQMINQGLLEIAYDDAYTLKISPAGKEVLLQNKSFALVKFEPNAATEEVAPVKAKSKKEVLKDELFERLRVLRKKIADQQNVPPYVIFNDTTLSEMAQEKPTSRPAMLSISGVGLIKLENYGEAFINEIISFVTDQQEQGNKVKGATHLVTLEAYKQGYQPDQIALQRNLNIVTIYSHLASLYEQGYAIDIKQFISASDYQKLEPTITKLGPEAKLKDYFDHFGGNVDYNTIRMALAVYKRKAKAVK; this is translated from the coding sequence ATGATTACAGCAGCACAAGAGGTATTAAAAAAGTATTTTGGTTACGAACGTTTCCGGCCCATGCAGCAGGAAATTATTTCTTCGGTTCTTGCTAAACGGGATACGATTGTTTTAATGCCTACGGGCGGTGGAAAGTCGGTTTGTTACCAGGTGCCGGCCTTGGTTATGCCGGGTATTTGCGTGGTTATTTCCCCGCTTATTGCTTTAATGCAGGACCAGGTGAAAGCGCTTGCGGCTAATGGGGTGAACGCTGCCTTTTTGAATAGTACCCAATCGGCGGAAGTACAGTATAATATTGAAACGGCTTGTTTAGGACGTGCCATTAAATTACTGTATGTTTCGCCGGAAAAATTATTATCTGCCGGCTTTTTCTCTTTTTTAAAACGCTTACAGGTTAATTTGTTTGCCGTGGATGAGGCGCATTGTATTTCGGCTTGGGGGCACGATTTCCGGCCGGAATACACGCAACTGCGCACTTTAAAAGAACAATTTCCCACTGTACCGGTAATTGCTTTAACGGCCACTGCCGACCGTTTAACGCAAAAAGATATTCAGGAGCAACTGCATTTACAAGACCCAGCGGTATATATTTCGTCTTTCGACCGGCCAAACATTAATTTAACAGTTTTACCCGGCCGTAATCGCTTTAACCGCATTACTGATTTTTTAGATAATCATAAAGGACAGCCCGGCATTATTTATTGTTTGAGCCGCAATACCACCGAATCCTTAAGTCAAAAATTAAGCGCGCAAGGTTTCAAAGCGGCCCATTACCATGCGGGGCTTTCGGCTACTGCCCGGGCCGCCACCCAAGATGCTTTCTTGAAAGACAATATTCAGATTATGTGCGCCACCATTGCCTTCGGGATGGGCATTGATAAATCGAATGTGCGTTGGGTAATTCATTACAATCTGCCTAAAAACATTGAAAGCTATTACCAGGAAATTGGCCGCGGTGGGCGCGATGGCGCTCCGGCCAACGCCTTGTTGTTTTACTCCTACGCCGATGTGCTGGCGATGCGTAAGATGCTCTCGGAAGGCGATAAGAAACAACAGGCATTGCAATTAGTTAAATTAGAACGCATGCAACAATACGCCGAAGCAACTAGTTGCCGGCGGAGAATATTATTAAACTACTTCGGCGAAACGCTTTCTAAAAACTGCCAGAACTGTGATATCTGCCGTAATCCGCCCGCTTCTTTCGACGGTACCATTCACGCCCAAAAAGCGCTTTCGGCCATTGCCCGCATGCTCGAAAAAGCACCTTTAGGCTTGGTAATTGATGTTTTACGCGGTTCCAGAAGCCAGCAAGTATTAGAGAAAAATTTTGACCGCATTAAAACTTACGGAGCGGGTCGCGATATACCGTATAACGACTGGCAAAGTTACCTGCACCAAATGATTAACCAAGGCTTATTGGAAATTGCCTATGACGATGCGTATACGCTCAAAATAAGCCCCGCCGGTAAGGAAGTATTGCTGCAAAACAAATCTTTTGCGCTGGTGAAATTTGAGCCGAATGCTGCCACCGAAGAAGTAGCGCCCGTGAAAGCAAAGAGCAAGAAAGAAGTTTTAAAAGACGAATTATTTGAACGCTTACGCGTACTGCGCAAGAAAATTGCCGACCAGCAAAACGTGCCGCCCTACGTTATTTTCAACGACACTACTTTAAGTGAAATGGCCCAGGAAAAGCCGACCAGCCGACCAGCCATGCTTTCCATTTCGGGCGTAGGTTTGATAAAACTGGAAAATTACGGCGAAGCGTTTATCAACGAAATTATCTCTTTTGTCACGGACCAGCAGGAGCAAGGAAATAAAGTAAAAGGCGCTACGCATTTAGTTACCTTGGAGGCATACAAGCAAGGCTACCAACCGGATCAGATTGCTTTACAGCGTAACCTAAATATTGTTACCATATACTCGCACTTGGCTTCCTTGTACGAACAAGGATATGCCATTGATATAAAACAATTTATTTCCGCTTCGGATTACCAAAAATTAGAACCTACCATTACTAAACTAGGTCCGGAAGCTAAATTAAAAGATTATTTCGATCATTTTGGGGGAAACGTGGATTACAACACCATCCGGATGGCTTTGGCCGTTTACAAAAGAAAAGCGAAAGCAGTTAAATAG
- the rmuC gene encoding DNA recombination protein RmuC encodes MEIAWIIAGFLAGLVGSYLLLKAKLNNAQQQVNQALVAQQVWQTQVQEKNSELAQLKEQLRSETNTIIGLQSELTKTETDLYHLKQKLEDQKLEMEALRTTFLQQFSSVSNQVLINNAEHFKKASAENLEAILSPLKERIKEFETKVDTTYEKSLRENTALKEQITMLAQLNQQMSQDAINLTRALKGERKTQGNWGEYLLEVLLEKSGLKKDEHYRREVVLRNDDNKVYRPDVIINLPGDKHLIIDSKVSLTAYDAYCNCDEETLQLAHLNNHIQSIRSHFLELSRKEYHQLIGVHSPDFVLMFIPIEPAFHLAMQHDRELFIEALNYNVVFVTTSTLLATLRTVEGVWKQESQKNNVLKIARESGLLYDKFANFVEDLKAIGKSIESSQSSYLAAMNKLTEGKGNLIRKVQQLKVLGARTTKTIDTNFLRESDLEPETSPSQPELLEE; translated from the coding sequence ATGGAAATTGCATGGATAATCGCCGGATTTTTGGCGGGTTTAGTTGGATCTTACTTGCTTTTGAAAGCTAAATTAAATAATGCTCAGCAACAGGTTAATCAAGCCTTGGTGGCGCAACAAGTTTGGCAAACCCAAGTGCAGGAAAAAAACAGTGAATTAGCTCAGCTCAAAGAACAACTACGGTCTGAAACAAACACGATTATAGGTTTGCAGTCGGAGTTAACCAAAACCGAAACTGATTTGTACCATTTAAAGCAAAAACTAGAAGATCAGAAATTGGAAATGGAAGCGTTGCGGACTACTTTCCTGCAGCAATTCTCTAGTGTTTCGAACCAGGTTTTGATAAATAATGCCGAACATTTTAAAAAAGCTTCGGCTGAAAATCTAGAAGCAATTCTTTCTCCCTTAAAAGAACGCATTAAAGAGTTTGAAACCAAGGTTGATACCACTTACGAAAAAAGTTTACGGGAAAATACCGCCTTGAAAGAACAAATAACTATGTTGGCACAGTTGAACCAGCAAATGAGCCAGGATGCGATTAATTTAACCCGGGCTTTAAAAGGCGAACGCAAAACGCAGGGAAATTGGGGAGAATATTTGCTGGAAGTATTACTCGAAAAATCGGGCTTAAAAAAAGACGAACATTACCGGCGCGAAGTAGTATTGCGTAACGATGATAATAAAGTATACCGGCCCGATGTTATTATAAATTTACCCGGCGATAAACACCTGATAATAGATTCTAAAGTTTCGTTAACGGCTTACGACGCGTATTGCAACTGCGACGAGGAAACTTTACAGTTGGCGCATTTAAATAATCACATTCAATCTATCCGCTCGCATTTTCTGGAATTAAGCAGAAAAGAATACCACCAGTTAATTGGGGTTCATTCGCCGGATTTTGTGCTGATGTTTATTCCCATTGAACCGGCTTTTCATTTGGCCATGCAGCACGATCGCGAGTTATTTATCGAAGCTCTCAACTACAACGTTGTATTTGTAACTACTTCTACCCTGTTGGCTACTTTACGCACCGTGGAAGGGGTTTGGAAACAGGAAAGTCAAAAAAATAACGTGTTAAAGATTGCCCGGGAAAGCGGTTTATTGTACGATAAATTCGCCAACTTCGTGGAAGACTTAAAAGCCATTGGTAAAAGCATTGAAAGCAGCCAAAGCAGTTACCTGGCCGCGATGAATAAACTTACCGAAGGAAAAGGCAATTTGATCCGGAAAGTGCAGCAGTTAAAAGTGCTGGGTGCCCGTACTACCAAAACCATCGACACTAATTTTCTGCGGGAATCAGATTTGGAACCCGAAACTTCACCGTCGCAACCCGAGTTGCTGGAAGAGTAA
- a CDS encoding XRE family transcriptional regulator — translation MINTNLKFLRKQTGLTQSQLAEKLNIKRSLIGAYEEGRAEPKLSTLVNISKLFNISLDVLITKDLPSSSTESHSMAIQRPTKGNLRVLAITVDREDKENIELVPQRASAGYLNGYADPEFIEELPRFRLPMLSTQGTHRAFEISGDSMLPIASGTVIIGRFIEDWSTIKDGTPCIIVSQKEGVVFKRIFNKMKNEAVLYLHSDNPSYSPYQILVDDILEIWEARAYISTTFPIADFSLNKLTSIVLDLQQEVLKLKKA, via the coding sequence ATGATAAATACTAATTTAAAATTTCTGAGAAAGCAAACGGGTCTTACCCAGTCACAATTGGCCGAAAAGCTTAACATCAAGCGTTCTTTAATCGGCGCTTACGAGGAAGGACGCGCCGAGCCTAAACTAAGCACCTTAGTAAATATCTCGAAGCTGTTTAATATTTCTTTAGATGTTTTAATTACGAAAGATTTGCCGTCTTCCAGTACGGAATCGCACAGCATGGCCATTCAGCGGCCTACTAAGGGAAATTTACGGGTTTTGGCCATTACCGTTGATAGAGAAGATAAAGAAAACATTGAATTAGTACCGCAACGCGCCAGTGCTGGTTACTTAAATGGCTATGCCGATCCGGAATTTATTGAAGAACTACCGCGCTTCCGGTTACCCATGTTAAGTACGCAAGGTACTCACCGGGCTTTTGAGATTTCCGGCGATTCCATGTTACCCATTGCTTCGGGTACGGTAATTATCGGCCGGTTTATTGAAGATTGGTCCACCATCAAAGATGGTACTCCTTGTATTATTGTGAGTCAGAAAGAAGGTGTAGTTTTCAAGCGGATTTTCAATAAAATGAAAAACGAAGCGGTATTATACCTGCACTCCGACAATCCGTCTTATTCACCTTATCAAATACTGGTAGATGATATTCTGGAAATTTGGGAAGCGCGTGCCTATATCAGTACTACTTTCCCGATTGCTGATTTCTCTCTGAATAAACTTACTTCGATCGTGTTAGATCTGCAACAAGAAGTTCTTAAATTAAAGAAAGCTTAA
- a CDS encoding pirin family protein yields the protein MVKIINAEDRHFSTAGWLKSHFLFSFADYYDPNNMNYGPLRVFNDDYVAPHSGFPQHPHSEMEIITIVLAGEVTHEDSMGNKTVIKAGDVQRMTAGTGITHSETNNADKELHLLQLWFLPNKPGLNPSYEQKHIDFADSKNELVPLVTGQKVLEDVVFMNSNSTVYYAHLKKDKEIDFKTFDIRKTLIYVLEGELFANGMQATTNDQLRIDHESAVLIRASQDSSFILIDVAAVEANF from the coding sequence ATGGTAAAAATTATTAACGCCGAAGACCGCCATTTTTCCACGGCTGGTTGGCTGAAATCGCATTTCCTGTTTTCTTTTGCCGATTATTATGACCCGAACAATATGAATTACGGTCCGTTGCGGGTTTTTAACGACGACTACGTGGCGCCGCATTCCGGCTTTCCGCAGCATCCGCACTCCGAAATGGAAATTATTACCATTGTATTAGCCGGAGAAGTAACGCATGAAGATAGCATGGGCAATAAAACGGTAATTAAAGCCGGCGATGTACAACGTATGACGGCCGGAACCGGGATTACCCATTCTGAAACCAATAATGCCGATAAAGAATTACACTTGCTGCAGTTGTGGTTCCTCCCGAATAAACCAGGTTTAAATCCGTCGTACGAACAAAAACACATTGATTTTGCCGATTCTAAAAACGAATTAGTTCCGCTGGTAACCGGTCAAAAAGTTTTGGAAGATGTCGTTTTTATGAATTCTAATTCAACGGTTTACTACGCGCATCTGAAAAAAGATAAAGAAATAGATTTTAAAACCTTTGATATCCGCAAAACTTTAATTTACGTTCTGGAAGGCGAATTATTCGCCAACGGCATGCAGGCTACCACTAACGACCAATTGCGCATTGATCACGAAAGCGCCGTTCTAATTCGCGCCAGCCAAGACTCTTCTTTTATTTTAATTGATGTTGCAGCGGTTGAGGCTAACTTTTAA